The Polyangiaceae bacterium genome includes the window TCCGAGGCATACCCTTGACGCCGCCGGGTAACAACGCGACTTGCCCGGCATGTCTCAAGGCGATGAGTTCAAGGCGCGGCGTGAGCAAACGCGGCGTTCGTGGAACCTGGCGACTCAGGCGCACAACGCGCACAAGCTCGACCAAGCGGCCTTCCTGCGCGACGGTGGCTCCACGCTGTACCCGGACGAGCTCGAGTTGCTCGGCGACCTGGACGGAGTCCGTCTGCTGCACCTCCAGTGCAACTCCGGACAGGATAGCATCTCGCTTGCGCGGCTCGGGGCGCGGGTAACCGGCGTGGACATCTCGGATAGCGCGATCGACTTTGCGTCGCAGCTCAGCGCGGACTCGGGCATTGCAGCGACCTTCGAGCGCGCGGACGTGCTGGAGTGGCTGCCGAGAGCAGCGGCGGAGGGGCGGCGCTTCGACTGCGTGTTCGCGTCCTATGGCGCACTACCCTGGATCGATGACATTGCCGCATGGATGCGCGGAGCCGCCTCGGTGCTCGAGCCGGGGGGACGTCTCGTGGTGATGGAATTTCACCCGCTGATCTGGTCCGTCGACGAAGAGCTGCGCATCAAGGACCCGTACTTCGCCGATTACGTCTTCTCCGAACCAGTAGGCGACTACGTGGGGCGTTCCGGGGATGCGCTCGCGCCTTCAGGTTTCGTGGAGACGGAGCCCTTCGAGAACCCGGAAGTTGGGCACGCGTATCAGTGGACGGTTGCTCAAACGCTCCAGGCGGTGCTCGATGCAGGGCTACGCCTCAGCACCGTGCGCGAATACCCCTACGTCAATGGCTGCAAGTTCTTGCCGAACCTTGCAGAGCTCCCCGGAAAGCGCTTCACGCTTCCGCACGGAGTAGCTTCATTGCCGCTGCAGTTCGGGTTTGTGGCCGAGAGCAAGCGCTAGCCTTCGAGGGAGGCGCATTCGTTGGCGCGAGCTGGCACAGCCCTGACAATGCCGTCGCGGGCTCTCCGGGACCGACTGCTTGGTTGGTGCCTGTTCTTTGCGGGGATTCCACTGGCACGGCGTGTGCTGATGATTCCACGTGGCGATCTCGAGGAGCTGCGCGCTTGCGCTGGGATTGCTGTTCAGTTCGGGGCCGGCGGTTGCCAGCCCGCCCGTCACCTGGAGTGCACCCGCCGAGTGCGGTGACGCGGCTGCCTTCAATCAAGCGGTGGCGCATGAACTCGGCGAACGCACGCTGCCTGGCTCCGTGCGCATCGAGGTGCGCCCGCGGGGTGGCGCCTACGCGATGCAGCTCGAGATGCTGGTTGCGGCAGACGGCGGCGAGTTGCTGCTCGAGCGGCAGCTGTTGGCGCCCACGTGTTCCGAGCTGCGGTCAGCAGCGATCTCCGTGTTGCTGGTGAGCGCCACCGGTGAGCGGGAGGGGCCCACGGGCGAGCCGCGGGGGCCGGCAGCTGCTCCGGTAGATGCAGCCCCGAAAGCAGAAGCAGCGCCCGCCTCGCAGCCGCCCGCCGGTTTGGCGCAATCACCGGCTGTTCCGCCTGTCCCTCACCCCCAAAAACCGGCGGAGCCCGAGGACCGAAGCGACTTCTGGCGCTTCACTTGGGCACCACGGGCTCCACTGATTGGCGTTGGAGCCGGGCTCGAGAGCGGGCGAGTGGGGGAGGCGGTGCCGCGGTTTCAAGGACACTTGCGCTTGCCCTTGATAGATAGTGCCGTGGGGAAACTCGGGCTGGGCTTGGGCGGCTTGTTCGTGCCTGCTCAGCGTCACGCGGTGGATGGGGAGCGAGGCGGTGAGCTCTCTAGGATGGCGCTGCGTGTGGGCGGAACATGGCTCGTCGAGCGGTCCATCGAGCCCCTCAGCTTGCAGCTCGCATTTCAAGGGGAGGTCGCGCGAGTTAGCGGTACGGGGTACGGCGTGAGTGCGCCCAGCACGCGCGGAGTCTGGCGCACAGCCCTGGTGTCGGAAGGTGAGCTTGGAGTCGCTTTCGAGCGTCTTGCGCTGGGCCTCTGGGGTGAACTTTCGCTCGCTCGCGACGACTCGCGCTACGTCTTGGAGGGGGTGGGAGAGGTCTACCGTCCCTCAATTTTGGCTGTGGGCGGCGGACTTCGAGCTTGGTTGCGCTTTCCGTGACGGATCGAGACGTCGCGCGGCACTCAGCTTTGATGACCCCACGCAACCAGAGCGGCACTCCCAGTCCGGGACCCGAGCTGCGTTCGAACGATTCGGAGCGAGGCTTCGAGATCGAAGCTGGGGCGTGGGACTTCGAGGCGCTCTACGACGCCCATTTCGACTTCGTCTGGAGAAGCGCTCGACGACTCGGAGCAGAGGCGCACGCGTTGGACGACGTGGTCCAAGAGGTGTTCCTCGTGGCCTACCGCAAGCTGCCAGAGTTCCTGGGTCGCTCGAGCCTGAAGACTTGGCTGTTCGGCATCACACTGCGTGTGGTGCGAGCGCAGCGACGTCGAGCCGCCAGCCGCGCAGCGGAGCCGCTGCCTGATGGCCTTGCCGACGACGTGCGCCCGGGGCCCGGCAGGAGCTTCGAGCAGCGTCAGGCGCTCGAGCTCCTTCACCGCCTGCTCGATAGGCTAGACGACCCCAAACGCGAAGTGTTCGTACTGGCTGAGCTCGAGGAGTTTTCTGCGCCAGAAATCGCCGAGGCCCTGGGGGTCAACCTCAACACGGTCTACTCCCGGCTCAGGGCGGCGCGCTCGGAGATGGACGCAGCCCTCAAACGTGTCCGCGCGGAAGAAGCCTGGACGGAGCGTGAACGATGACCCCTGAACTCGAAGAGCTACTGTTGGAGGCCAAGGGTGAAGAGCTTGGTCTCGGTCCTACACCGAGCGACCGTGAGCGGGTGCGGCAGCGACTGCGTCTGGCCATCGGCGGCAGCGCGCTACTCGCGACGTCGGGGCTCGCCAGCAAAGCGGCGGCCGGGAGCGCGGCCCTTGGAGTAGCCGGCGCGGCGGAAGTCGGGACCGCCGGCGGTGCGAGCTTCCTGAGCGGGGTGAGTGGGTTGAAGCTGGCCGGGTGGCTGCTGGTCGGGTCGGCGCTCGGCTTGGGCGGCGCGTGGACATCTCGCGGGCTCCTGGGCGTTGAAACATCGGGAGCGGCCGTCGTTGAAAATCACTCCGCAGCCACATTACCCAAGCCCGCCCTGCCCAATCCCACGCTGCCCAGCCGGGAGTCCCCTGCGAAAGCGGAGGTCTCTCCCCTAGCTTCGCTCGAGGCTCCGCCCGTTGAACCGAAAGCGTCGCTCAAGAGCGATGTTAGCCACGCGAGTGCCGCGTCGGGGTCGAAGCGCCTCGAACCGGTGATCGGGAGTACGCGAAAGGAGAGCCAAGCAGCGCTTGCTTCGTCAGGCTTGGTCAATCCGCAGAGCTTGCCAAGTATCCGGGAGGAAATGCGCCGCCTGAAGGCCGCAGAAGCTGCGCTCAGCCGTGGCGACCTCGTCTCCGCGCAGCGCGAAATCGACACCAGCCGTGGCGCGCAGCTCTTACCCGAACGCCTTGGACTATCAGCGATCACCGCGTGTCGAGCCGGCGACAAGGCTCGCGCGGAGCGGCTGTACGCAGAGCTGTTGGCGCGCTTCCCGGCGACGCCCATCTTGCCTCGTGTGCGCGCGGACCTTGGCGCCGGGTGCACTGCTCCCAAACAGCCCGTAGTCGTCGAACAAGTTGAAGCGACCAGGTCTGCACAAACTTCGACGGATGCTGCAGCGACGAAGCACTAACCAGATATGGAGACTCAAGATATGTTTGCTCGGTTCAGTGCTCTAACTTGGCTTGGTGTCGCCCGGAAACGTAGCGCGCTGGGGGGGCTTGCTCTAGGGCTCGGCCTGTTGTCGGCCGTCGCTTGCAGCAGCGGTGGCGACGTGTCCCTGGGCAAGGATCAATCGGGCGCCGGAAAGGGCGCGGCGTGCGGCGACACCCAGTGCGCGGTAGGCGAGGTGTGCTGCAACGACAGCTGCGGGATCTGTACCAAGCCGGGCGGGGGCTGCATTCAGCTTGCCTGCGAACCTGGCGGCGGAACGGACCCCGGCAACCCAGATGACCCCGGCACGCCAGACGACCCGCCGGGGCAGCAGTGCGGCGACACGGTTTGTGGCAAAGGCCAGGAGTGCTGCAACGCTTCCTGTGGGACCTGCGTCGAAGCGGGCGGCGCCTGCGACCAGCGAGCCTGTGAACCTGCGGAGCCTCCGCCAGGTGAGCAATGTGGAAACAACTGGTGCGGGGAAGGAACCTGGTGCTGCAACCCGACGTGCGGGATGTGCGCCGCCCCAGGCGAAGGCTGCATCGAACCCGACTGCGGGCGCGACCTGTGCGACGCGCAAGAGGCTGAAGGGGAGGGCGCCTGCGAGATGTTCCTCGGCGTGCGCTGGAGCGGTGGCGGCTGCGAGTTGCTCAGTGGCTGCAGCTGCATTGGAGGTGACTGCGGCGGGCTCTACCCAAGCCTCGAGGTGTGTGAGAGTGCGCACGTGAGCTGCGCCTCCAAGTAGCTGCGCCTCCAAGTAGCTGCGCTTTCCAGGTCGCTACGCCTCCGAGTAGCTGCGCCCAGCTTGGGTGAGTTTCCGTGGCGTGAGGTTGGTCTGCGGCCGCGACCAAACAACACGCCGCGAGCACGACAGCGGCGACGCATAAACATTTAAGGTTTCCAAGCGCGAGCCGTTCAGACCGCGAGACTTTGACCTGCTCTGGTTCGCTCTTGGCGTTTCCGGGGAGGTTGGCTACGGTCTCGTATTTGAATGGCTGTCGAGCTAGGTCGCATCGGCGTCACTGAGACGAACCTGGGCAAGCAAGCCAAGCTGCCGCGGGTGCGGCCGTCCAGCATGGCGGCCGCCGGTGCGGCTACGTTGCTCACGCCGGGGGATCTGCTCGGACAGCGTTACCAGGTTGAAGAACACCTCAGCCAGGGCGGCATGGGCGTCGTCTACCGCGGGCGCGACTTGGTCTCCGGAGATCCCGTCGCGATCAAGGTGTTGCGTGCGGACCGCCAACAGGAATCCCTGCTCACGCGCTTCCGTCATGAGTATTACCTCATGGCAACGCTGTCCCATCCGCGCTTCGTCGAGGTGCGCGATCTGGTGATCGCTGCTCAAGGCATGCCGTGCCTGGTGATGGAGTTCGTCGAGGGCGAAGACCTCGATCGTGTCGTACCCCTGAACCCTGCGGAAGCGATTGAGGTCATCGACCAGCTGTGTGAGGCGTTGGCCTTTTTGCACTCCCGCCGCTACGTCCACCACGACCTCAAGTCCAACAATGTGCGGATCGATCGCGATGCCTCCGGGAAAGTCTCCGTGAGGATACTGGATTTCGGTATCATGGAGCCGATCGGCAGCGTCCGGCGTGAGCTCGCGGGTACCCCAGCGTACTTGCCGCCTGAGGTGTTGTTCGGGGCGCCGACAGATCCGCGGCTCGACCTCTACTCACTCGGGACGCTGGCGTTCGAGATCTACGCCGGATACGTACCGTTCGACATCCGGGACGCGGAGAGTTTCGTACAGGCGAAGCAGGTCAGTCCGCCTGACGTACGCAAGTTGCTCGTCGACGCGCCACCAGAGATGGCGGAGCTCGTCAGTGATTTGATGAGTCCTGAGGTCGCTGCCCGCCCGCAGGATGCGTCTGTGGTTCGGCGTCGGCTGCGCCAATGCGCACCAGCCCTCGGCACCGCCACTGGTCTGGAGGCGCCGACCTACCTCAAGCCGTCGCGATTGCTTGGTCGCGACCGTGAGCTCGCGCAGCTGACGAGCTTGTGGGAATCCAGCGCGTTGCGCCCAGCTCTTGGTTGTATTCGAGGCCAAGCGGGGCTTGGCAAGACCGCTCTCCTGCGTGAGCTGGCCCTGCGTATGCGTCGTGGTGGTGGTCTTGCGGAGCTGGTGTCTACCGACGCCAGCGCCGGTGCGTATAGCCTGATTCGACCGCTGCTGCGCGCGCTCTGGCAACAGGAGGCGCGCGAAGAGCCGACGCTGCTGCGCCTGGCTCCTCAAGTCATGCGTATCCTCCCGGAAGTGGGAAGGTGGTTCGACGGCGTGAAGCCTGTCACGCCGCACTCGGACGCCGTCGAGGACCGTCGGCAGCTCTTTGCGGCGCTCTGCGAGTGGGTGCAGGTCGCCCGAAGCGGCCGTAGCGTGGCGCTGCTCGTCGATAATGCTCACCGTGCTGATAACGCGAGCCTCGAAGCGCTGCGTGCTTTGCACGCGGAAGCAGGACCAGGGATCTGTCTGGTGCTCACGGTGCGGCCCGATGCTACGAGCCGCGACGTCGCGCTCTCGCGCCTGCTCGGTGGGGCCGAGCTCGATCTCGCCGTCGGCCGCCTGGATCAACCGGCGGTGAGTGCCCTACTCAGCAGCTTGTTTGGAGCCATCGAGCCGTACCCTAGGTTGTGCGCTGAGCTCACATCAGCGGCCCAGGGCAACCCAGCCCTGGTGCTGGAGCTCGTGCGCGAGCTGGTGGGCGCCGGTGTGATTCAGTTCTCCGACGAGCGTTGGCAGTTGCCGCGGGCGTTGGGCGATTTCCCCGTACCTACTTCGCTGGCCGAAGCGTTGATGAAGCGCCTGAAGCAGGCTAGCGGCACCGCTCAGGGCGTGATCGACGTACTGACGGTGGCAGGGCGCGCGTTGGACTTGGACCTGATTGCTGCTTGTAGTGAAGGCAGCGATAGCGCCATTTTTGCAGCACTCGACGAGTTGCGCGACGCAGATCTGGTTAGCGAGTCGGGTGATGGTTACGATCTCGCGCCGGGTCTCTCGCGGCGGCGGTTGCTCGAGGATATCAGTTCCGCGCGGCAAACCAGGCTGCATGGCCTGCTGGGTAGGTTGCTGGAGCGCCGGTACGGCGACCACGCGAAAGCGCACGCCGCGGAGCTTGCGGTGCACTTTCTCCGAGGCGGCGCGAAGTACAAAGCCATCCGCTATCTCGACTGGGCAAGTTCCGAACTCTACCAGGCGCAAGCGCTCGCCGACGCTCGGCCACTGCTTGATGAGCTGGAGTCGCTGCTGGTGGCCGAGGGCGGCGAGGATGCCCGATACGGCAGCGCGCTTCATTCTCAGCTCCTGGTGACGCGGCAGCGCTTGGCGCGGGTTGGCGTCGCCATCGATTCCGACCTCGGTGACCGCATGCTGGGTTTGGAGCGTCAGATGTACCTACCCGCGGTCCGCTCGCTGCCTTCTGGGGCCAGCATCGGAAGGCGCGTGGGTGAGTTTGGACGTGTGGTGGGGGGAGGGGTGCTTCGCGGCAAGCTGGCCCCCGCGTCGGTCTTCGAGCGGTTGGTCCAGTACTTCACGGCCACGAGCTACCAAACGGTGCTGCTCTCCATGAAAGGCGACTTCAAGCGTGCCGACGAGGTAGCGCATACGCTGTTGCCGTTCATCCTGGGTGAGCGCGACCACGCGCGCGGCGCCTACGCGGCCTGCCGGTGTATCTCACTCACTCACCAGGGTTACGTCGCGCGGGCTGAACGCTTCGGGAAGCTTGCAGACGTGGCGTTCCACGACCCGAGGCTTACCAGCAGGGTGAGCCCGGAGGACGTGGAGACCGGGCTCGGCGGCGTCTACACGCTGATGTGTTTGCTGTATGCAGAGCGCGGCGCTCCTCAGTGCGCTGAGTGGCTCGGGCGCTTGGATGATTTCGTCGGCACCCGTGAGCGCGAGCGTGCGTGGTTGATGCCCAACTACCTACTGACGCGACTCCAGTACCACCTGCACCGGGGTGAGGTGCTGCGTTGCCGCGAGGTAGAGGCCGAGTACAAAGCCGTCCACGCCCGAAGCGGTGGTTTCAACGCGCAGGTCGAGACCAAGATCATGATCTCCCTGGCGCGCGCCGCGGTTGCGGCGCGGGATCTCGTGGGCGCCGAGGCCCTATGCGGCGAGCTGAGCGC containing:
- a CDS encoding class I SAM-dependent methyltransferase encodes the protein MSQGDEFKARREQTRRSWNLATQAHNAHKLDQAAFLRDGGSTLYPDELELLGDLDGVRLLHLQCNSGQDSISLARLGARVTGVDISDSAIDFASQLSADSGIAATFERADVLEWLPRAAAEGRRFDCVFASYGALPWIDDIAAWMRGAASVLEPGGRLVVMEFHPLIWSVDEELRIKDPYFADYVFSEPVGDYVGRSGDALAPSGFVETEPFENPEVGHAYQWTVAQTLQAVLDAGLRLSTVREYPYVNGCKFLPNLAELPGKRFTLPHGVASLPLQFGFVAESKR
- a CDS encoding RNA polymerase sigma factor, whose protein sequence is MTPRNQSGTPSPGPELRSNDSERGFEIEAGAWDFEALYDAHFDFVWRSARRLGAEAHALDDVVQEVFLVAYRKLPEFLGRSSLKTWLFGITLRVVRAQRRRAASRAAEPLPDGLADDVRPGPGRSFEQRQALELLHRLLDRLDDPKREVFVLAELEEFSAPEIAEALGVNLNTVYSRLRAARSEMDAALKRVRAEEAWTERER
- a CDS encoding protein kinase, with translation MAVELGRIGVTETNLGKQAKLPRVRPSSMAAAGAATLLTPGDLLGQRYQVEEHLSQGGMGVVYRGRDLVSGDPVAIKVLRADRQQESLLTRFRHEYYLMATLSHPRFVEVRDLVIAAQGMPCLVMEFVEGEDLDRVVPLNPAEAIEVIDQLCEALAFLHSRRYVHHDLKSNNVRIDRDASGKVSVRILDFGIMEPIGSVRRELAGTPAYLPPEVLFGAPTDPRLDLYSLGTLAFEIYAGYVPFDIRDAESFVQAKQVSPPDVRKLLVDAPPEMAELVSDLMSPEVAARPQDASVVRRRLRQCAPALGTATGLEAPTYLKPSRLLGRDRELAQLTSLWESSALRPALGCIRGQAGLGKTALLRELALRMRRGGGLAELVSTDASAGAYSLIRPLLRALWQQEAREEPTLLRLAPQVMRILPEVGRWFDGVKPVTPHSDAVEDRRQLFAALCEWVQVARSGRSVALLVDNAHRADNASLEALRALHAEAGPGICLVLTVRPDATSRDVALSRLLGGAELDLAVGRLDQPAVSALLSSLFGAIEPYPRLCAELTSAAQGNPALVLELVRELVGAGVIQFSDERWQLPRALGDFPVPTSLAEALMKRLKQASGTAQGVIDVLTVAGRALDLDLIAACSEGSDSAIFAALDELRDADLVSESGDGYDLAPGLSRRRLLEDISSARQTRLHGLLGRLLERRYGDHAKAHAAELAVHFLRGGAKYKAIRYLDWASSELYQAQALADARPLLDELESLLVAEGGEDARYGSALHSQLLVTRQRLARVGVAIDSDLGDRMLGLERQMYLPAVRSLPSGASIGRRVGEFGRVVGGGVLRGKLAPASVFERLVQYFTATSYQTVLLSMKGDFKRADEVAHTLLPFILGERDHARGAYAACRCISLTHQGYVARAERFGKLADVAFHDPRLTSRVSPEDVETGLGGVYTLMCLLYAERGAPQCAEWLGRLDDFVGTRERERAWLMPNYLLTRLQYHLHRGEVLRCREVEAEYKAVHARSGGFNAQVETKIMISLARAAVAARDLVGAEALCGELSAFPPDQWVAHGWGSAVLAEVWRQQRLYPRAAASLEEALANALRPGSRSFKLEMRVRNTQAALALDVADYDAARRHAQAVLEIACEQQTRNEYEELWARRVLVFIAHEAGEPANAKRQLSALAHLVNSTKNPLFEAVYEKLVSDGVGVSSEVLVAEHRAAAERLFQRLGFAPETLGGSRRGTTGPGADSGAWWNQTTDPGYATSDQETVVAMPESALLIEDIAKHNAAKKKS